The genomic DNA TCGCTGATCAGCGCATTGTAGAACGTCAGCCCGCCTTCGTAAAAATAATTCGCCGCCGCAAACAGCACCAGAATCACCACGATCAGCGCCGTGTAAAGCGACTGCAGCAAAGCCGTCAGCGCAATCAACTCTGTGAATCCGACGCACAGCAGCGTGAACACCAGCAGGTGATCAAGTCGCGTGCCGTGGTGATCGGCGCGCCGTCCCAGCGCCGGCAGCGTCAACGCCACCGCCAGCATCGAGGCCGAATACGCCAGGCTGAAATAGATGTCCTCCAGCGCCAGCTCATTGATCAGCCACGACGCGAAAAAATACGTCACGATATTCATCGAGAAAATCGTGTTCGCAAAGTCGTAGATGATCCAGCCGATCTGCGCCTTACGCATCTCCCGCGTTGCCGTGACTGCTGCCATGAATTCGTCTATCCGAACCGCCCCGCTGCCTGTTAGCGTCTGATTAGCGCTTGCCGCCCGCGCTCAAAACCCCAGCTCCGGCGCGATCGACCGCATCCCCTCGAGCGCCAGACCGAGAAATTCTTCCAGTGTCAAGCCCAGTTCCGAGCATTTGGCGATCCCCTCGCGCCGCGCCCCCGCAGCAAAACGTTTGTCCTTGAATCGCTTCATGATCGATGCCACCTGCAGCTCCGCCAGCTTGCGCGACGGATGCATCATCACCGCCGCCGTAATCAGTCCTGTCGTCGGATCGGTCGCATACAACGACCAGTCCATCCTCGACAAACACGGCTTGTGGTCGGCGTGGCAGTGAATCGCATACTGCATTTCCTCGTCGATTTCCGGATACGCCGCCAGCCACTCGCGGGTGACGAAGGTGTGCCGCTCCGGCGCGTTCATCGTCTCCACATAATCGAGATCGTGCAGCAACCCGACCATCCCCCAGCGCTCGACGTCTTCCCCAAAATGCTCCGCCAGCCGCCGCATCACCGCCTCGACGCTGATGATATGCTTAACCAGATTTTCCTGCCCCACCTTCGCCCGCACCAGTTCCAATGCCTCGGTTCGATTCATCCGTCTCTTCCTAATCCAGAAACGCCCAATTAAAGCCCCACCAGACCGAACGGCCGCGCTGATCCAAGCCGGCCACCGTGTACTTCGTGTCGAAGACATTCTCGAAGTTGAAGAAGAAATGAAAGCTCTTGAGATCAAAAGTGAAATACGTGTCTGCTGTCAACGCGCCGTCCTCCGGCGCTCCAACGAAGTTGCGATCCGCCGCCGACCGCAGCTTGGCCCCTGCGCCGAAATGCAGATCAACCAGGAACCGCCGGATCGGCAACTTGTACATCACGATCCCAGTCGCCGTGTGCGCCGGACCGAACGTCAGATTTTCGCCCGCCGTCGTCACCCGTCGCAGCCCATAACTCACCTCCGCCTCCAGTCGCGGATGCATCCGCCACTGTGACTCCAGACTGACCAGCCAAACGTTGCGGTCAATCCCCGCCGCGCTAAACTCGCCGTACTTCAACGAATCGAAGCTGACTGTCCACGCCGGCATCTCCTCTAAATGAAAATACCCGCCGCGCAACCGCAACCACAGCCACTCCGATCGGCGCTCCAAACTGGCCTCCACGCCGCTGGCCGACCCGATATCGAGATCATCGCTCGGCCGCAGGCGGTAATCCACCGAATCCGCCTCAATTGCCGCACTCTTGTCGACGCCGTACATCATCTCCGCCGTCGGCACGATCGCCGCATGCGAGGCCGTCACACTCGCCGTGATTTCCTCCGACAGCGACCCGACGATCATCGCTACCGCCGTCGGTCGCGGCGTCAGGTCCGATGATCCCGTCACCGCCAGATGCGCATAAGCCGTCGTCCTCGCATTCAGTGCCACGATGTCGCTCACGCCGCCACTGTAATATAGGGCGTTTGTCGTCTCCCCCTTATCGGTGTAGCGGCAATACCGCGAATCCACCGCCAACTCCAATTGATGTCGGCCCGCTTCGCGCTGATTCGCCACCCGTACATCGACGACCTTGAATCGTTGCGCCGTTCGCAACTTCACATCGTTGAATTTCTGATCCGCGCTCTTGTAAGACACGTCGAACGCGTACACCGACGTCGGCCCGGCATAATACCGCGCCTGCGCCGCATATGTCCCCTCGTAATCGCTGCTATATCCCGAGTACCCATACGCCGACGGAAAGATCAACCGATCCCCCTTCAGCCGGTTGAACGCGTACAGCAAATCCAGCTTCAGTCGCCGCCCAACATCTGGCGCAGCCACAAACCGCATTCGTTCCAGCTTGCTGTTGGACGAGAAGTATAGCCCGTCCATCTTCTGGAAACTGCCGTCCGCCGCCAAAAATCCTACTGGTCCAAAATAGTTCTGGAATCGAAATGTCGTGTTGGCAAATCCCCCGCGCCCGCGCGTCACATAGATCGAGCTGTGCGCCGTGTCCGACGGAATCCGCTCCAGCCGCTGCACCATCGTCAACGCCCGTCCAAACGGCGCCATCACCGCCGCCGACCCGGGCCACAGTAACATCTCAAAATCCGCCGTCTCCGTGCGCAAGAAATCCTCCCCGTACGGCAACGGCACCGGATTCGCAAAGGACTGATCCCCAGCGAACATATCATATCGCGACAGCGCTGCCGGCGCCAACCCCGCCGCGTAGAAACTCTCGAAATCTCCCCACGGCGTCACGGAGTACCGCGCCAGCGCCGGGTTCATCTTCCACCGCGACGTCGCCTGCGGCAGGTCGAGCCTGAGCAGCCAGCCCTGCTCCCCGGCCAGCAACACCATCACGCTGTCCCGAAACTCCCGCGGCCACACGATCGTCGCAGTATCGGTTGGCGCCGCCACTTCGACCGTGTCCCCCACCGCCCTTGCTGAGTCGCCAATTGCCTCGGTCGTCTGCGCCGGGCAGTATACAGCCCCGCAGATCATCACAAGAGCGACGGCAACAAAAGTAACGGCGGGATGGCGCTGAGAGTGTTTCATGACATTCCGTGCCGGACCAGCGCAGCCCCGGCGCCCCGACACTAGTTGACTGGGAAAATACCCAACTTTTTGAGTTTCGCAAGGACGGGAAAGAGGATCACGAAGAACAGCACATTACTGCCGACGGTCACCAACACAAATGGCGCCGACAACGCCAAGCGCTCCCAGAACGGCCCGAAGAGATACGCATCCGCCACCGACACCGGCGTCATATAGATCAGCGCGCTGACGATTCCCATCAACACCAGCCACACGTATCGCACGGCCTTTGACGCAGCATCCACCAGCCGCCGCGACCCCGAACCCAGTAGCCCGACTAGCGCATACCCCAGGACCTGCGCCGCCAGCACCGGCGGCGGCGCCAAACCATACGGATTGAACAATGAAATGATTAGCGCCGCGATGATTCCGACCGCCATCCCCGCCAGGCTCTCCAGGTAGAAGCCGGCGTAGAAAACGATCAGGATCGACAGCGTGACATTGGGGAGCGCGAGCAGCACAAACGAGCCGGCGTAAGCCAGCGCGGCAAAGATGCCGATGGCGGCAACGCGGCGCGCGTTCACCTGATCACGAGGATCTTCTTGTGGGTGGTCTCGTCACCGATGCGCACCTGCACGACATACACCCCCGAGGCGACTTCTTCCCGGTCGTTGTTGCGGCCATTCCATTGAATCGGATACCGCTCTCC from Candidatus Zixiibacteriota bacterium includes the following:
- a CDS encoding HD domain-containing protein, which gives rise to MNRTEALELVRAKVGQENLVKHIISVEAVMRRLAEHFGEDVERWGMVGLLHDLDYVETMNAPERHTFVTREWLAAYPEIDEEMQYAIHCHADHKPCLSRMDWSLYATDPTTGLITAAVMMHPSRKLAELQVASIMKRFKDKRFAAGARREGIAKCSELGLTLEEFLGLALEGMRSIAPELGF
- a CDS encoding TonB-dependent receptor — protein: MKHSQRHPAVTFVAVALVMICGAVYCPAQTTEAIGDSARAVGDTVEVAAPTDTATIVWPREFRDSVMVLLAGEQGWLLRLDLPQATSRWKMNPALARYSVTPWGDFESFYAAGLAPAALSRYDMFAGDQSFANPVPLPYGEDFLRTETADFEMLLWPGSAAVMAPFGRALTMVQRLERIPSDTAHSSIYVTRGRGGFANTTFRFQNYFGPVGFLAADGSFQKMDGLYFSSNSKLERMRFVAAPDVGRRLKLDLLYAFNRLKGDRLIFPSAYGYSGYSSDYEGTYAAQARYYAGPTSVYAFDVSYKSADQKFNDVKLRTAQRFKVVDVRVANQREAGRHQLELAVDSRYCRYTDKGETTNALYYSGGVSDIVALNARTTAYAHLAVTGSSDLTPRPTAVAMIVGSLSEEITASVTASHAAIVPTAEMMYGVDKSAAIEADSVDYRLRPSDDLDIGSASGVEASLERRSEWLWLRLRGGYFHLEEMPAWTVSFDSLKYGEFSAAGIDRNVWLVSLESQWRMHPRLEAEVSYGLRRVTTAGENLTFGPAHTATGIVMYKLPIRRFLVDLHFGAGAKLRSAADRNFVGAPEDGALTADTYFTFDLKSFHFFFNFENVFDTKYTVAGLDQRGRSVWWGFNWAFLD